Genomic DNA from uncultured Methanospirillum sp.:
GTATCATGTATTTGTGCATTAAATGAATAATCTGGAATAGTTCGGTTTTTAAATTAATATGCTCCAATTTAGTGTGATTATAATTAATTATAATGGTATTTCGTTCCTTACTGATCTACTTGATTCCCTATATGCTCAAACCTATGATGATTTTGAAATAATTCTTGTAGACAACGCATCAACAGATGGCAGTGTTGCGTTTGTTCAAAGTTTCTCTCCTGATATTCATCTCATTGTGAACCAATTTAATCGAGGGTTTGCAGGTGGCTGTAATGATGGAGCAGATATTGCAAAAGGTGAGTTTTTTCTTTTTCTTAATGTCGACATTATCTTATGTCCTGAATTCTTGGCTACCATGTATGAAGCGATCCAAAAGTATGATGGATATGGCATGTATGGTCCGAAAATGAAATATCCTGATGGAAGAATAAATTCAACAGGAATATGCATTTCTCTTTCAGGGGCTGCATGGGATAGGGGCTTGGGGGCGGAAGATTCAGGACAATACGATCAATCTGAAGACATACTTGGTCCCAGTGGAGGTGCTGCGTTATTTAGGCGAGTAACTTTTTTTGAAGCAGGAGGTTTTGATAACGATTTTTTTTTGTATATGGAAGATCTTGATCTAGTAATCCGTGCACAATTAACTGGATGGAAGTGTCGGTATATTCCACAAGCTGTAGTTTATCATCATCATGGAGGTATTGCTGGAATTGAATCTGATATTTCTGTGTATTATGGGAACCGAAATATTCTCTGGTATCCTGTGAAAAATTATCCCTGGTGGTTACTACTATTTGTTTTTCCTTGGACCGTTGGAAGGACGATTGGTGTAGTTGGGTATTATGCATTAAGAGGGCAAGGCAAAGTTGCAATAAAAGCAAAATGGGATGGTATTTGCTTTCTCCCATCTATAATAAAAAAGAGGAAAGGTCAAATAAAAAAGCCCTATATCTTTGGTATTTTGCGGTATATCCGTGGTATTGCGTTTAGTAATTAGTGAATATGTCTATTCTCATCTGTTCTAAAAACCTATGATAGATGAATAAGAATGATTATAGAAAATATTCGTTTATTCATTAGCAAAGATGATACGGTGGTGTTATGGGAGTAACCAGTTTTAGAAAATTTCAAAGAAAGAATAGAAAACACACAATAAATAATGCAATAAAACTATTATATAAATATTTTAGAAAAATCAATGGCCTCTTATCACGTTACCCATATTTATTAGCATGTTGGATTTTTGTCTTTTCTTGCACAATTAATTCCATTACAAGGGTTGTGTTAAAACATGAGTATCAATTAATTAGAAGATCTAATTTTTTTGATTCTAATTGGTATCTCTCTTACTACTCTGATATACAAATAACTGGTTTAAAACCGATCACTCACTATATCTGGTTTGGGTGGAGGGAAATGAGAGATCCAAGTCCATTGTTTTGCACTTCTTACTATCTATCTCATAATCTCGACATCTATGATGAAGAAGTGAATCCTCTGGTTCACTTTATTGTGAATGATACAAATAATTCATGGCCTCGTTCCTCCCCCGCAGAACAAAAATCCTCTATTATAAAAAAAAATGAGTCAAATTCTTTTAGATCTCAAAAAAATCAAAAAATAGATTGTGCTAGACGATATCCGAATATTTTGTTTATTGGCCACGAGGCTACATATACTGGGGCACCTTTGGTTCTTTTGTATTTAATCCAGTGGTTATCAGCAAATACTCTTTCAAATATCTTTTTGATTTTATTACGTGGTGGTTCGCTTCTTCCTGAGTACAGCAAGGTATCTCATGTGTTGTGCTTAAAACAGGGGTTTGTTCCTCCTTTTGAAGTAATAAAAAACTTTGTTCAGGAGCCCGGATTTATTTATGTAAATACTGTTGTTTCTGCAGAACTAATTGAAATTTTAACCAAATTCAACAAACCAATAATTACTCATGTACATGAACTGGACAAGCTAATCCGGATGGCGGTGGATAATCAAACTATGATCAGTCTTGCAAAAAATTCATCTTCGATTATTGCAGTATCTGATCCAGTAGCTCAGAATCTTGTGCAGTCATATGGATGTCAGGAAGAAAAAATTGAAATCATCCATGATTTTATTAAACTAAGTTCAAAATCAAAATGTGATAAAGAAGCCTTGCGTTCTTTTTTAAGCCTTCCAATTGATGGCAAGATTGTTGTGGGTTGTGGTTTGGATGTATGGAGAAAGGGGGTTGATATTTTTGTATCTGTTGCTCAGGCCGTTCTTTCAGCATCAGGAAAAAAGGATATTTTCTTTATTTGGGTTGGTGAGTTGTCTCCTCCTCTTGAAGGGTCATCACTGGGAAATCTTGTAAAGAGTAATTTGTATAAAGAGCAGATATTATTTCCGGGTTTTTCTAAAAATCCCCGGGATTATTTCAGTGCAGCTGATATTTTCTTATTACCATCTCGCGAAGATCCATTTCCATTGGTAGCACTTGAGGCATGTGAATGTTCTCTTCCGGTTATCTGCTTTGAAAATTCAGGTGGGATGCCTGATTTTATTCGAAATGGAGCTGGATATGTGGTTCCATTCGAAGATGCTGAAGCTATGGCAAAGAGGGTTATATTTTTACTTGCACATGATGAAATCAGAATGTCCATAGGAAATTCAGCACGTGAAAAACTCCTCAAATCACACATATCCGAAATTGCGATCCCAAAGGTACTAAAAATTTGTCAAAAACATTTGAATTTCCATTTAATCAAGGAATACTAAATTTTACTCCTTGTGAATGGGTTTCGCAATCATTTATGAATTTGCTCAATCAATATCATAATGAATGTCAGCAACTTTTTCAGTTTCGATAATTGGTGGGGGGTATGTCGGACTTGTAACCGGGGCCTGTTTTGCATACCTTGGAAATAAGGTTACAATCATTGAAGTTGACGAACAGAAAGCCTCTTCAATAAATATGGGAATTCCCCCTATATATGAACAGGGTTTAGAAAAAATTCTTAAGGATACTGTTGGAAACCGCTTAACTGCTACGACTTCATATGAGAGTGTATCAACCAGTGATATTGTGTTTATCTGCGTAGGGACACCACCAAATAATGATGGTTCTTCAAATCTTCAATATATCAGATCTGCAGCAATATCTATCGGGACTTCTTTGATGAATCATCCAGGCTATCCTGTTGTTACGGTGAAAAGTACTGTTCCTCCAGGGACATGTGAAAAAATAGTAATACCTGAAGTACTAGGCAACTCATTAAAAACTGCAAATTGTGTCGGGTTTTGCATGAATCCTGAATTTTTACGTGAGGGAAGGGCAATTGAAGATTTTCTACACCCTGATAGGATAGTAATTGGATCTAGTGATAAGAGGGCTGAAACAATTCTTCGCACTCTCTATACATCTCTAAATGGAAACGTGATTTGTACCTCTCTGACTGCAGCAGAGATGATAAAATATACTGCGAATGCCTTTTTAGCGACAAAAATATCATTTTCAAATGAAATCGGCAATATCTGCAAAAAACTGGGAGTGGATGTGTATGAGGTGATGAAGGGAGTTGGTCTTGACCATCGTATAGGACCTCATTTTCTGAATGCAGGGGCCGGATTTGGAGGTAGTTGTTTTCCCAAGGATGTTTCAGCGCTGATCAGTTTGGCAAAAGAGGTAGGGGAGGATCCGATATTATTACGCTCCGTTATTGAAGTAAATGAACAGCAACCACTAAAAATGGTTAATCTGGTCAAAAAGAAACTTGGTTCTGTAAAGGGGAAGAAAATTG
This window encodes:
- a CDS encoding UDP-glucose/GDP-mannose dehydrogenase family protein, producing MSATFSVSIIGGGYVGLVTGACFAYLGNKVTIIEVDEQKASSINMGIPPIYEQGLEKILKDTVGNRLTATTSYESVSTSDIVFICVGTPPNNDGSSNLQYIRSAAISIGTSLMNHPGYPVVTVKSTVPPGTCEKIVIPEVLGNSLKTANCVGFCMNPEFLREGRAIEDFLHPDRIVIGSSDKRAETILRTLYTSLNGNVICTSLTAAEMIKYTANAFLATKISFSNEIGNICKKLGVDVYEVMKGVGLDHRIGPHFLNAGAGFGGSCFPKDVSALISLAKEVGEDPILLRSVIEVNEQQPLKMVNLVKKKLGSVKGKKIAILGLAFKDNTDDIRDSRSIPVINALIQDGADVHAYDPMASEHMKTIIPSISYAESVSAALQDADCCLVMTEWPQFSHLSDEFSLMKQPAVILEGRRMLNRDDVEGICW
- a CDS encoding glycosyltransferase family 4 protein; its protein translation is MGVTSFRKFQRKNRKHTINNAIKLLYKYFRKINGLLSRYPYLLACWIFVFSCTINSITRVVLKHEYQLIRRSNFFDSNWYLSYYSDIQITGLKPITHYIWFGWREMRDPSPLFCTSYYLSHNLDIYDEEVNPLVHFIVNDTNNSWPRSSPAEQKSSIIKKNESNSFRSQKNQKIDCARRYPNILFIGHEATYTGAPLVLLYLIQWLSANTLSNIFLILLRGGSLLPEYSKVSHVLCLKQGFVPPFEVIKNFVQEPGFIYVNTVVSAELIEILTKFNKPIITHVHELDKLIRMAVDNQTMISLAKNSSSIIAVSDPVAQNLVQSYGCQEEKIEIIHDFIKLSSKSKCDKEALRSFLSLPIDGKIVVGCGLDVWRKGVDIFVSVAQAVLSASGKKDIFFIWVGELSPPLEGSSLGNLVKSNLYKEQILFPGFSKNPRDYFSAADIFLLPSREDPFPLVALEACECSLPVICFENSGGMPDFIRNGAGYVVPFEDAEAMAKRVIFLLAHDEIRMSIGNSAREKLLKSHISEIAIPKVLKICQKHLNFHLIKEY
- a CDS encoding glycosyltransferase family 2 protein, producing MLQFSVIIINYNGISFLTDLLDSLYAQTYDDFEIILVDNASTDGSVAFVQSFSPDIHLIVNQFNRGFAGGCNDGADIAKGEFFLFLNVDIILCPEFLATMYEAIQKYDGYGMYGPKMKYPDGRINSTGICISLSGAAWDRGLGAEDSGQYDQSEDILGPSGGAALFRRVTFFEAGGFDNDFFLYMEDLDLVIRAQLTGWKCRYIPQAVVYHHHGGIAGIESDISVYYGNRNILWYPVKNYPWWLLLFVFPWTVGRTIGVVGYYALRGQGKVAIKAKWDGICFLPSIIKKRKGQIKKPYIFGILRYIRGIAFSN